A region from the Patescibacteria group bacterium genome encodes:
- the gpmI gene encoding 2,3-bisphosphoglycerate-independent phosphoglycerate mutase, translated as MPTKIKRKKVSHYKPTVLIVLDGWGIAPASESNAIELARTPVMDRLWKKYPHTKLKSYGRYVGLPAKQDGNSEAGHMNIGAGRIVDQDSVIITKSIINGTFYRNPGFSEAVQHVNKYKSNLHLMGIISGDQCPHMSPDHLTALIELARRKRVYNVFLHFFTDGRDSNRYFAIKLIKKIEKKLNRNEIISTVMGRYYLDRTKNWDITQRAYNALVLGEGLKTDSPQQAILQAYNRGETDEFVTPSIMKGGKPISDNDSVIFYNLRSDRARQLAKPFIQNKFNTKNSKSFERKKVLKNIIFVAMTDFGPDLEGMLTAYPSMDIRDTLPMALRNVRQLYVAEGQKYAHMTYFFNGGYSDPVGGENRITVPSTSVKHFDEKPEMSAGKITSIVLQKLKTKSQDFIALNFANPDMVGHTGNLEATVKGVEFTDKCIGRIVQQVQKQKGTVIITADHGNAEDMINLKTGEVDTKHSSNPVPFIIVSSDKKITKRKNLPEGVLGNVAPTILEIMNIEKPKLMKLKSLL; from the coding sequence ATGCCAACAAAGATAAAAAGAAAAAAAGTATCACATTATAAACCTACTGTCTTAATTGTGCTCGACGGCTGGGGGATCGCTCCCGCTTCCGAAAGTAATGCGATTGAGCTGGCAAGGACACCTGTAATGGACCGTTTGTGGAAAAAATATCCGCACACCAAGCTAAAGTCTTATGGTAGGTATGTGGGGCTGCCGGCAAAACAGGATGGTAATTCGGAAGCTGGTCATATGAATATTGGCGCCGGCAGAATTGTGGATCAGGATTCTGTTATTATCACAAAAAGCATCATTAATGGTACGTTCTATCGGAATCCAGGTTTTTCGGAGGCGGTGCAACATGTAAACAAATATAAATCCAATCTGCATTTAATGGGTATTATCTCCGGTGATCAATGTCCGCACATGAGTCCGGACCATTTGACGGCTCTGATTGAACTTGCGCGGCGAAAAAGAGTATATAATGTTTTTCTGCATTTTTTCACGGACGGCAGGGATTCTAACCGCTATTTCGCTATAAAGTTGATTAAAAAAATTGAAAAAAAACTGAATAGAAATGAGATTATTTCTACAGTGATGGGACGATACTATTTGGACCGGACAAAAAACTGGGATATTACCCAGCGGGCATATAACGCCCTAGTATTGGGGGAAGGTCTAAAAACTGACAGTCCACAGCAGGCAATTTTGCAGGCATACAACAGGGGGGAGACGGATGAATTCGTCACGCCAAGTATTATGAAAGGCGGTAAACCGATTTCTGACAACGACTCGGTGATTTTCTATAATCTGCGTTCAGACAGGGCGCGTCAGTTAGCTAAGCCATTTATCCAAAATAAATTCAACACAAAGAATTCAAAAAGCTTTGAGCGGAAAAAGGTTTTAAAAAATATTATTTTTGTGGCCATGACTGATTTCGGACCCGATCTTGAGGGAATGCTGACCGCTTATCCTTCCATGGATATCAGGGATACATTGCCGATGGCTCTACGGAATGTACGTCAATTATATGTTGCTGAAGGGCAAAAGTATGCGCATATGACCTATTTCTTTAACGGCGGTTATTCAGATCCTGTGGGCGGAGAGAATAGAATCACCGTACCGTCTACATCCGTAAAACATTTTGATGAAAAACCAGAAATGAGTGCCGGAAAAATAACCAGTATTGTTCTGCAAAAACTCAAAACAAAGTCACAGGATTTTATTGCCTTAAATTTTGCCAATCCGGATATGGTAGGACATACCGGAAATCTGGAGGCGACAGTCAAAGGCGTCGAATTTACTGACAAATGCATCGGCAGAATAGTTCAGCAGGTGCAAAAACAGAAAGGAACGGTTATCATCACAGCTGATCATGGTAATGCCGAAGACATGATCAATCTGAAAACCGGAGAAGTTGATACAAAACATTCTTCCAATCCTGTTCCGTTTATTATAGTCAGTTCCGATAAAAAAATCACGAAAAGGAAAAATCTGCCGGAAGGTGTATTGGGAAATGTCGCACCAACTATTTTAGAAATTATGAATATTGAAAAGCCAAAACTAATGAAACTAAAAAGCCTGCTTTAA